The window TATTAAGAAAAGTAATAAAGCCAAAACTTATAGCTGTATTTGTTGCAATAACGGGTATAGGAATAGTTTTAGTTGGTTACTTATTTAATGGAATAGCTCATTTATTAATATAAAAATTAAACATAAGGAGGTTTTTAAATGGATATCAAAGTTTTAGGAATGGGATGTGCAAAGTGCAGCAAATTAGAAGAAAATGTAAAGGAGGCAGTAAAAGAATTAGGTATTGATGCAACAATTGAGAAGGTAAAAGATATTAAAGAGATTATGTCATATGGAGTTATGGGAACACCAGGACTTGTAATAGATGGTGAAGTAAAAGTAGCAGGTAGACTAGCTGATACAGAAGAGATAAAGAAATTAATTAAAGGCGAATAAAAATATAACATTATTGAGGGACACCTGTCCCTCAATAATGTTATATTTTGAATTATTTTCTACCTGTTTACTTGTATGTGTTTTAAATTTTTTAGCTAAAAGCTAATAGCTAAATGCTAGTCTAATGTGAGTCATTATATTGGTCTGCTAGTTGTTTTTCTGCCATTTCAACAAGTTTTCTTGTTATATGTCCTGTATGATATGAAGCAAGATAACC is drawn from Caldisalinibacter kiritimatiensis and contains these coding sequences:
- a CDS encoding thioredoxin family protein, translated to MDIKVLGMGCAKCSKLEENVKEAVKELGIDATIEKVKDIKEIMSYGVMGTPGLVIDGEVKVAGRLADTEEIKKLIKGE